Proteins found in one Massilia sp. H6 genomic segment:
- the lptC gene encoding LPS export ABC transporter periplasmic protein LptC — protein MVNYKRTAHRWRLLGNMIIGVFLAFGSFWLLQVMERDDSDTRLGGSMNEPDYIVENFSFVRMTEQGQPSYVVSGKRLAHQQEGDVSEVEQPVVQGLTPGRPRTTVVANRGRIYHQEHRVDLLGNVDIQRPATPASEALHVRTQALTVLPDEEIMKTDKAIEMQLGAATISGTGMVANNATQTLQLAGRGQIVYPPRARPD, from the coding sequence ATGGTCAACTACAAGCGCACCGCCCACCGCTGGAGGCTGCTGGGTAACATGATCATCGGCGTGTTCCTCGCCTTTGGCAGCTTCTGGCTGCTGCAGGTGATGGAGCGCGACGATTCCGACACCCGCCTGGGCGGGTCCATGAACGAGCCCGATTACATCGTCGAGAACTTCTCGTTCGTGCGCATGACCGAGCAGGGCCAGCCAAGCTACGTGGTGTCGGGCAAGCGCCTGGCGCATCAGCAAGAAGGAGACGTCTCCGAGGTCGAGCAGCCGGTGGTGCAGGGCTTGACGCCCGGCCGCCCGCGCACCACCGTGGTGGCCAACCGCGGCCGTATCTACCACCAGGAACACCGCGTCGACCTGCTCGGCAATGTCGATATCCAGCGCCCGGCCACGCCGGCCAGCGAAGCGCTGCATGTGCGCACGCAGGCGCTGACCGTGCTGCCGGACGAAGAAATCATGAAGACCGACAAGGCCATCGAGATGCAGCTCGGCGCCGCCACGATCAGCGGCACCGGCATGGTCGCCAACAATGCTACCCAGACGCTGCAGTTGGCCGGCCGCGGCCAGATCGTCTATCCGCCACGCGCGCGCCCCGACTGA
- the lptA gene encoding lipopolysaccharide transport periplasmic protein LptA, whose amino-acid sequence MKKLFAAAFLGLASLSAFAEKADSLKQAVINFDTLDVDEVTQTRILTGNVVLTRGTLVLKSDRALVKETPEGYMNVTLTAAPGKLATFRQKRDGGPDLWVEGQAQRIEYDERVELVKLFSTAEVRELENGRMTNEIKGPYISYDNRNEVAQVRNDASGQSKVGGGRGTLIIAPRRPAPAAQEGAKQ is encoded by the coding sequence ATGAAAAAATTATTTGCCGCCGCCTTCCTTGGCCTGGCTTCGCTCAGCGCCTTTGCCGAGAAGGCCGATTCGCTCAAGCAGGCCGTGATCAACTTCGACACCCTGGACGTCGACGAGGTCACGCAGACCCGCATCCTGACCGGCAACGTCGTGCTCACCCGCGGCACGCTGGTGCTCAAGTCCGACCGCGCGCTGGTGAAGGAGACGCCAGAAGGCTACATGAACGTCACGCTCACCGCGGCGCCGGGCAAGCTCGCCACCTTCCGCCAGAAGCGTGATGGCGGTCCCGACCTGTGGGTCGAGGGCCAGGCCCAGCGCATCGAATACGACGAGCGGGTCGAACTGGTGAAGCTGTTTTCCACCGCCGAGGTGCGCGAGCTCGAAAACGGTCGCATGACCAACGAAATCAAGGGGCCGTACATCTCCTACGACAACCGCAACGAAGTGGCGCAGGTGCGCAACGACGCCAGCGGCCAGAGCAAGGTCGGCGGCGGGCGCGGCACCCTGATCATCGCGCCGCGCCGGCCCGCCCCGGCCGCCCAGGAAGGCGCCAAGCAATGA
- the lptB gene encoding LPS export ABC transporter ATP-binding protein, giving the protein MTAVPGTTREGCSTLIVKGLQKSYGKRLVVSDVSLQVECGEVVGLLGPNGAGKTTSFYMIVGLVPSDAGSIDINGTDISSLPIHRRAVLGLSYLPQEASVFRKLTVEDNIRAVLELQRTSEGKALSKDEINERLDTLLAELQIEKLRENPALSLSGGERRRVEIARALATNPRFVLLDEPFAGVDPIAVIEIQRIVRFLKERNIGVLITDHNVRETLGICDRAYIINQGAVLASGRPDDIIANENVRRVYLGEHFRM; this is encoded by the coding sequence ATGACGGCAGTTCCGGGTACGACGCGCGAAGGCTGCAGCACCCTGATCGTCAAGGGCCTGCAAAAGAGCTACGGCAAGCGTTTGGTGGTCAGCGACGTCTCGCTGCAGGTCGAATGCGGCGAAGTGGTCGGCTTGCTCGGCCCCAACGGCGCCGGCAAGACCACCTCGTTCTACATGATCGTGGGCCTGGTGCCGTCGGACGCCGGCTCGATCGATATCAACGGCACCGACATTTCAAGCCTGCCGATCCACCGCCGCGCGGTGCTTGGCCTGTCTTATCTGCCGCAGGAAGCCTCGGTGTTTCGCAAGCTGACAGTGGAAGACAATATCCGCGCCGTGCTGGAACTGCAGCGCACCAGCGAAGGCAAGGCCTTGTCCAAGGACGAGATCAACGAGCGCCTCGACACGCTGCTGGCCGAGCTACAGATCGAGAAGCTGCGCGAGAATCCGGCGCTGTCGCTGTCGGGCGGCGAGCGCCGGCGCGTCGAGATCGCGCGCGCGCTCGCCACCAACCCGCGCTTCGTGCTGCTCGATGAGCCGTTCGCCGGCGTCGATCCGATCGCAGTGATCGAGATCCAGCGCATCGTGCGCTTCCTGAAAGAGCGCAACATCGGCGTTTTGATTACCGATCACAACGTGCGCGAGACGCTCGGCATCTGCGATCGCGCCTACATCATCAACCAGGGGGCGGTGCTGGCCTCGGGCCGCCCCGACGACATCATCGCCAACGAAAACGTGCGCCGCGTTTATCTTGGTGAACACTTCCGCATGTGA
- a CDS encoding RNA polymerase factor sigma-54, whose protein sequence is MKQSLQLRTSQHLALTPQLQQSIRLLQLSTLELHQELEQILTDNPLLERLDDPLDHSVRLLADGAINNAAASAPANGEAPAQPGQEAGAEASKAEGEGADASDDGADRDRGEPDGDWGGEGGGARSGDDEDGRPQLEASGVSLREHLAEQVRTTGCSMRDRALAELVIDALDDNGYLEEPLDDIHARLPGELDIEMDELRCALALVQSLDPAGVGARSAAECLALQIRRMPGVPLVTRRLALKIVEGYLSWFAQREYTKLKKALACDDEDLREVQAVVRQCNPHPGAAFGTNASDYVVPDVVVRRAKDGWSVMLNRDVMPRLRVNTLYANLLKQGKSESQMGAQLQEAKWLIKNMRQRFDTILRVAEAIVERQRNFFSHGAVAMRPLVLREIADTLGLHESTISRVTTQKYMLTPHGMFELKYFFGSHVATEAGGEASSTAIRALIAQLTGAEDPKSPLSDSKIAEMLGEQGMVVARRTVAKYREALKIPPVSLRKSL, encoded by the coding sequence ATGAAACAGTCCCTGCAACTACGCACGTCGCAGCACCTGGCGCTCACGCCGCAGCTGCAACAGTCGATCCGGCTGCTGCAGTTGTCCACGCTCGAACTGCACCAGGAACTCGAGCAGATACTGACCGATAACCCGCTGCTCGAAAGGCTCGACGATCCGCTCGACCATTCGGTGCGGCTGCTGGCCGATGGCGCCATTAACAATGCAGCTGCGAGCGCGCCGGCCAATGGCGAAGCGCCCGCGCAGCCGGGACAGGAAGCCGGCGCCGAGGCGTCCAAGGCCGAAGGCGAAGGCGCCGATGCGAGCGATGATGGCGCCGACCGCGATCGCGGCGAGCCCGATGGCGACTGGGGCGGCGAGGGCGGCGGCGCCCGCAGCGGCGACGACGAAGACGGCCGCCCGCAGCTCGAGGCCAGCGGCGTGTCGCTGCGCGAGCACCTGGCCGAGCAGGTGCGCACCACCGGCTGCAGCATGCGCGACCGCGCGCTGGCCGAACTCGTGATCGACGCGCTCGACGACAATGGCTACCTCGAAGAACCGCTGGACGACATCCACGCGCGCCTGCCGGGTGAACTCGACATCGAGATGGACGAATTGCGCTGCGCGCTGGCGCTGGTGCAGAGCCTCGACCCGGCCGGGGTTGGCGCGCGCAGCGCGGCCGAATGCCTGGCGCTGCAGATCCGCCGCATGCCGGGCGTGCCGCTGGTAACGCGGCGCCTGGCGCTGAAGATCGTCGAAGGCTACCTGAGCTGGTTCGCGCAGCGCGAATACACCAAGCTCAAAAAGGCGTTGGCCTGCGACGACGAAGACCTGCGCGAGGTGCAGGCCGTGGTTCGCCAGTGCAATCCGCATCCGGGTGCGGCCTTTGGAACCAACGCATCCGACTACGTGGTGCCGGACGTGGTGGTGCGCCGCGCCAAGGATGGCTGGTCGGTGATGCTCAATCGGGACGTGATGCCGCGCCTGCGCGTCAATACCCTGTATGCGAACCTGCTCAAGCAGGGAAAAAGCGAAAGCCAGATGGGCGCGCAGCTGCAGGAAGCCAAATGGCTGATCAAGAATATGCGCCAGCGTTTCGATACCATCTTGCGTGTGGCCGAGGCGATTGTAGAGCGTCAGCGCAACTTTTTCAGCCATGGCGCAGTTGCCATGCGCCCTCTTGTGCTGCGCGAGATTGCTGATACACTAGGCCTACACGAGAGCACTATTTCCCGTGTAACCACGCAGAAATACATGCTGACCCCCCACGGCATGTTCGAGCTGAAATACTTCTTCGGAAGCCATGTCGCCACCGAAGCGGGGGGAGAAGCCTCTTCCACGGCGATCCGCGCGCTCATTGCGCAACTGACAGGAGCTGAAGACCCTAAGAGCCCTTTATCCGATAGCAAGATCGCGGAAATGCTGGGGGAACAAGGTATGGTCGTTGCGCGCCGAACGGTTGCCAAATACCGCGAAGCCCTCAAGATCCCACCTGTCAGCCTCCGCAAATCCTTGTAA
- the hpf gene encoding ribosome hibernation-promoting factor, HPF/YfiA family, whose translation MNLTISGHHLEVTPAIREYVHNKLERITRHFDHVIDTHVFLAIDNLTEKEKRQKAEINLQVSGKILHVASAAQDMYAAIDMLVDRLDRQVLKHKSMLQDHHHIAHKRIPDIGEAAAA comes from the coding sequence ATGAACCTCACAATCAGTGGCCACCATCTTGAAGTGACTCCCGCAATTCGTGAATACGTTCACAATAAGCTCGAGCGCATTACCCGCCATTTCGATCACGTGATCGACACGCACGTGTTCCTCGCCATCGACAATCTCACCGAAAAAGAAAAACGGCAAAAAGCCGAGATCAACCTGCAGGTCTCGGGAAAAATCCTGCATGTGGCCAGTGCCGCGCAAGACATGTATGCGGCGATCGACATGCTGGTGGACCGGCTGGACCGCCAGGTGCTCAAGCATAAATCGATGCTGCAGGATCATCATCACATCGCGCACAAGCGCATCCCGGACATCGGCGAAGCCGCCGCCGCCTAG
- a CDS encoding enoyl-CoA hydratase/isomerase family protein — protein MTDTVLTRVANRTGIITLDRPKALNSLSLDMVRALTAALRDWQTDSAIDAVVITSSSEKALCAGGDIRFFYEMGQVGPTGGSALLEDFFTEEYALNHLIHFYPKPYIALMDGVVMGGGMGIAQGGPGCGLRIVTDRTKMAMPEVNIGLFPDVGGSHFLSHAPGQLGKYLGLTGLTIGAADALYVGLADVFVPGEKTGELMALVESTPGAQLPDAIRAFAAPFAAMAGASGLQAQRAAIDAHFGAASVAAIMAALAGDETAFAQKALTAMRQRSPLMMCVTYELLQRGASLDVADCLRMERSLVRRNFEHGEVLEGVRALVIDKDNAPKWNPATLDEVTPAMVEGFFKPVWPEYAHPLRHLD, from the coding sequence ATGACCGACACTGTCCTGACCCGCGTCGCCAACCGCACCGGCATCATCACGCTGGATCGCCCGAAAGCCCTCAATTCCCTGTCGCTCGACATGGTGCGCGCCTTGACTGCGGCGCTGCGCGATTGGCAGACCGATTCCGCCATCGATGCGGTGGTCATCACCAGCAGCAGCGAGAAAGCCTTGTGCGCAGGCGGTGATATTCGCTTCTTCTATGAGATGGGCCAGGTGGGTCCGACTGGCGGCAGCGCATTGCTGGAAGACTTCTTTACCGAAGAATATGCGCTCAACCACCTGATTCATTTCTATCCAAAGCCGTATATCGCGCTGATGGACGGCGTGGTGATGGGCGGCGGCATGGGCATTGCGCAAGGCGGCCCTGGCTGCGGCCTGCGCATCGTTACCGACCGTACCAAGATGGCGATGCCCGAAGTGAACATCGGCCTGTTCCCGGATGTGGGCGGCAGCCATTTCTTGTCGCACGCACCGGGCCAGCTGGGCAAGTACCTGGGACTGACCGGCCTGACGATCGGCGCGGCCGATGCCCTGTACGTGGGCCTGGCCGATGTCTTCGTGCCGGGAGAAAAGACCGGTGAGCTGATGGCGCTGGTGGAGTCGACCCCGGGCGCGCAGTTGCCAGACGCGATCCGCGCATTCGCCGCGCCGTTCGCCGCCATGGCTGGCGCCAGCGGCCTGCAGGCACAGCGTGCGGCGATCGATGCCCATTTCGGCGCCGCGTCGGTGGCGGCCATCATGGCAGCGCTGGCCGGCGACGAGACCGCGTTCGCGCAGAAGGCTTTGACCGCCATGCGCCAGCGCTCGCCCCTGATGATGTGCGTCACCTACGAACTGCTGCAGCGCGGCGCCTCGCTCGACGTGGCCGACTGCCTGCGCATGGAGCGTTCGCTGGTGCGCCGCAATTTCGAGCACGGCGAAGTCCTGGAAGGCGTGCGCGCGCTGGTAATCGACAAGGACAACGCGCCAAAGTGGAACCCGGCGACGCTGGACGAAGTCACGCCCGCGATGGTGGAAGGATTCTTTAAGCCGGTGTGGCCCGAGTATGCGCATCCGCTGCGCCATCTCGATTAG
- the rapZ gene encoding RNase adapter RapZ — protein MHIVLITGISGSGKSVALNVLEDAGYYCVDNLPPALLPALVYAVGEKGADKIAVAVDARSAESLVELPVSVRHLKEEGHNLKVMFLTSSTHSLVARFSETRRSHPLSHQVRPGENPASRRTLIECIAEERERLSAIENLGHVIDTSELSANKLRQWIKELADVEHAPLTLFFESFAFKVGVPLDADFVFDVRAIPNPYYDVALRPLTGRDDPVIAFLDAQPSATEMLEDIKNFVAKWLPSFKTDNRSYLTVAVGCTGGQHRSVYMAERLGAYFNGTERVIVRHREQPKHAVV, from the coding sequence ATGCACATCGTCCTTATTACCGGCATTTCCGGCTCGGGCAAGTCGGTCGCCCTGAATGTTCTCGAAGACGCAGGCTATTACTGCGTCGACAACCTCCCGCCTGCCCTGCTGCCGGCCCTGGTGTACGCTGTCGGCGAGAAAGGCGCGGACAAGATCGCGGTCGCGGTCGATGCCCGCAGCGCCGAATCGCTGGTGGAGTTGCCCGTGAGCGTACGCCACCTGAAAGAAGAAGGCCACAACCTCAAGGTCATGTTCCTGACCTCGAGCACGCATTCCCTGGTGGCGCGCTTTTCCGAAACCCGCCGCAGCCACCCGCTGTCGCACCAGGTGCGCCCGGGCGAGAACCCGGCCTCGCGCCGCACCCTGATCGAATGCATTGCCGAAGAACGCGAGCGCCTGTCGGCGATCGAGAACCTTGGCCACGTGATCGACACCTCCGAACTGTCCGCCAACAAGCTGCGCCAATGGATCAAGGAGCTGGCCGACGTCGAGCACGCGCCGCTGACGCTGTTTTTCGAATCGTTCGCGTTCAAGGTCGGCGTGCCGCTCGACGCCGACTTCGTGTTCGACGTGCGCGCCATCCCGAACCCGTACTACGACGTGGCCCTGCGCCCGCTCACCGGTCGCGATGACCCGGTCATCGCCTTTCTCGACGCCCAGCCCAGCGCCACCGAGATGCTCGAAGATATCAAGAATTTCGTGGCCAAGTGGCTGCCTTCGTTCAAGACCGATAACCGCAGCTATTTAACCGTGGCGGTGGGCTGCACCGGCGGCCAGCACCGCTCGGTGTACATGGCCGAACGGCTCGGGGCCTATTTCAACGGAACCGAACGCGTGATCGTGCGGCACCGCGAGCAACCCAAGCACGCGGTGGTGTGA
- the hprK gene encoding HPr(Ser) kinase/phosphatase, whose product MLQSPLTIQRLYDDNRDSLQLGWFAGFPGGERQIAGDAASAADQVGHLNLIHPGRIQVFGHQELNYYHRLKSSSRTHVIGELIGGGPPALIIAQGLETPPDILAICDDQNIPLFSTPLPAAQVIDFLRVYLSKKLAQRVIMHGVFMDVLGVGVLITGDSGLGKSELGLELISRSHGLVADDAVEFSRIAPNMIEGRCPPLLQNLLEVRGLGLLDIKAIFGETAVRRKMRLKLIVHLVKRGALDEEFERLPFQHPTEDVLGLPVRKVVIPVAAGRNIAVLLEAAVRNTILQLRGIDTLQEFMERQRQAMTGD is encoded by the coding sequence ATGCTGCAGAGTCCGCTGACCATCCAACGGCTGTACGACGACAACCGCGACAGCCTGCAGCTCGGCTGGTTTGCGGGCTTTCCCGGCGGCGAGCGGCAGATCGCGGGCGACGCCGCCTCGGCCGCCGACCAGGTCGGCCACCTCAACCTGATCCACCCGGGCCGCATCCAGGTGTTCGGGCACCAGGAACTGAACTACTATCACCGGCTGAAGTCGAGCTCGCGCACCCATGTGATCGGCGAGCTGATCGGTGGCGGCCCGCCGGCGCTGATCATCGCGCAAGGGCTGGAGACGCCGCCCGATATCCTGGCGATCTGCGACGACCAGAACATTCCACTGTTCTCGACCCCCTTGCCGGCTGCCCAGGTAATCGACTTCCTGCGCGTCTACCTGTCCAAGAAGCTGGCCCAGCGCGTCATCATGCACGGCGTCTTCATGGACGTACTCGGCGTAGGCGTCTTGATCACCGGCGACTCCGGCCTCGGCAAAAGCGAGCTGGGCCTGGAACTGATTTCGCGCTCGCATGGCCTGGTGGCCGACGATGCCGTCGAATTCTCGCGCATCGCCCCGAACATGATCGAAGGCCGCTGCCCGCCGCTGCTGCAGAACCTGCTCGAAGTGCGCGGCCTGGGCCTGCTGGACATCAAGGCGATCTTCGGCGAGACCGCGGTGCGCCGCAAGATGCGGCTCAAGCTGATCGTCCACCTGGTCAAGCGCGGCGCGCTCGACGAAGAATTCGAGCGCCTGCCCTTCCAGCACCCTACCGAAGACGTGCTGGGCCTGCCGGTACGCAAGGTCGTGATTCCCGTCGCCGCCGGCCGCAATATCGCGGTGCTGCTCGAGGCCGCCGTGCGCAACACCATTTTGCAATTGCGCGGAATCGATACGCTGCAGGAGTTCATGGAGCGGCAAAGGCAAGCCATGACCGGAGATTGA
- a CDS encoding PTS sugar transporter subunit IIA → MTNLSKILSLENVQLDLEVSSKKRAFEQAGLIFENNCGIARSTVSDNLFARERLGSTGLGHGVAVPHGRIKGAKSLKSPLAAFVRLVEPIPFESPDGQPVSLLFFLLIPDHVTQQHLEILSEIAELFSDEAMRTALATDPDPKSVYERIINWQPSLQAMG, encoded by the coding sequence ATGACGAACCTTAGCAAAATCCTCTCGCTCGAGAACGTGCAGCTGGACCTGGAAGTGTCGAGCAAGAAGCGCGCTTTCGAGCAGGCCGGCCTGATCTTCGAGAACAACTGCGGTATCGCGCGCTCGACCGTATCGGACAACCTGTTCGCACGCGAGCGTCTCGGTTCCACCGGTCTCGGCCATGGCGTAGCCGTACCGCACGGCCGGATCAAGGGCGCCAAGAGCCTGAAATCCCCGCTGGCCGCCTTCGTGCGCCTGGTAGAGCCGATTCCTTTCGAGTCGCCCGACGGCCAGCCGGTCAGCCTGCTGTTCTTCCTCTTGATTCCTGACCACGTTACCCAGCAGCACCTCGAGATCCTGTCGGAAATCGCCGAGCTGTTCTCGGACGAAGCCATGCGCACCGCGCTGGCCACCGACCCCGACCCGAAATCGGTCTACGAACGCATCATCAACTGGCAGCCGAGTCTGCAGGCGATGGGCTAA
- the queF gene encoding NADPH-dependent 7-cyano-7-deazaguanine reductase QueF (Catalyzes the NADPH-dependent reduction of 7-cyano-7-deazaguanine (preQ0) to 7-aminomethyl-7-deazaguanine (preQ1) in queuosine biosynthesis), whose protein sequence is MNTPDQSPLGKSSAYQSQYTPELLFPIPRADKRAELGLTATSGTLPFFGVDIWNAYELSWLNMRGKPQVAIATITAPGDSPNIVESKSFKLYLNSFNQTRVAGTDALAELLRQDLSGAFGAPVHVSIMTPDAFGALKMGELDGILLDRLDIDIDQYVPAPQLLTANHANGPVEETLVSHLLKSNCLVTGQPDWGSVQIRYAGPQIDQEGLLRYLIGFREHNEFHEQCVERIFMDVLRQCKPSKLAVYARYTRRGGLDINPWRANFSTGMPGNLRTARQ, encoded by the coding sequence ATGAATACTCCTGACCAGTCTCCCCTCGGCAAATCTTCCGCTTACCAGAGCCAGTACACCCCCGAACTGCTGTTCCCGATCCCGCGCGCCGACAAGCGCGCAGAGCTCGGATTGACGGCGACCTCGGGCACCCTGCCCTTTTTCGGCGTCGATATCTGGAATGCCTACGAGCTGTCGTGGCTGAACATGCGCGGCAAGCCGCAGGTTGCCATTGCCACCATCACGGCGCCGGGCGACTCGCCCAATATCGTCGAATCGAAATCGTTCAAGCTGTACCTGAACTCGTTCAACCAGACCCGCGTGGCCGGCACCGATGCGCTGGCCGAATTGCTGCGCCAGGACCTGTCCGGTGCGTTCGGCGCGCCGGTGCACGTCAGCATCATGACGCCGGACGCCTTTGGTGCGCTCAAGATGGGCGAACTCGACGGCATCCTGCTCGATCGCCTCGATATCGACATCGACCAGTATGTGCCGGCGCCACAGTTGCTGACGGCGAACCATGCCAACGGCCCGGTCGAGGAAACCCTGGTGTCGCACCTGCTCAAGTCGAACTGCCTGGTCACCGGCCAGCCCGACTGGGGCAGCGTCCAGATCCGCTACGCCGGCCCGCAGATCGACCAGGAAGGCCTGCTGCGCTACCTGATCGGTTTCCGCGAGCACAACGAATTCCACGAGCAATGTGTAGAACGCATCTTCATGGACGTGTTGCGCCAATGCAAACCGAGCAAACTGGCAGTGTATGCGCGCTATACCCGCCGTGGCGGACTTGACATCAATCCCTGGCGCGCCAACTTCAGTACCGGCATGCCCGGCAACCTGCGCACGGCTCGCCAATGA